Proteins encoded by one window of Acidobacteriota bacterium:
- a CDS encoding ABC transporter ATP-binding protein: MAIEVKDLSFRYGKIVALDGVTMRLDGGAVGLLGPNGAGKSTLLRILLGFLAPERGGGKVLDYDIRRDQAMIRRSVGYMPEGDCFIAGMDAVTFTAYFGELSGMPRQEAMKRAHEVLFYVGLGEARYRLLDTYSAGMKQRLKLAQALVHDPKILFLDEPTSNLDPTGRVEVLELIRDISTRKSIQVLLSSHILDDIESLCETVVILKQGKVAAEGRMADLRAIDYSLYEVRIKGDHGAFRRDLEALGGRVDEMEDGLIKIYMPEAGDRMDIFRAAGRTGVQLRSFVKSRTSLEDLFAGVVGVD; the protein is encoded by the coding sequence ATGGCAATCGAGGTCAAGGACCTGAGCTTCCGCTACGGCAAGATCGTTGCCCTCGACGGCGTGACCATGCGCCTGGACGGGGGAGCGGTCGGCCTCCTGGGGCCGAACGGGGCCGGCAAGAGCACGCTCCTGCGCATCCTTCTCGGCTTTCTCGCTCCCGAGCGCGGCGGGGGCAAGGTCCTCGACTACGACATCCGCCGCGACCAGGCCATGATCCGCCGCTCCGTCGGCTACATGCCCGAAGGCGACTGTTTCATCGCCGGCATGGACGCCGTGACCTTCACGGCCTATTTCGGCGAGCTCTCGGGCATGCCGCGCCAGGAAGCGATGAAGCGGGCCCACGAGGTCCTTTTCTATGTCGGGCTCGGCGAAGCCCGCTACCGCCTCCTCGACACCTATTCCGCGGGCATGAAGCAGCGCCTCAAGCTGGCCCAGGCCCTGGTCCACGACCCGAAGATCCTGTTCCTCGACGAGCCGACCTCGAACCTCGATCCGACCGGCCGCGTGGAGGTCCTCGAGCTTATCCGGGACATCTCGACCCGCAAGTCGATCCAGGTGCTCCTGTCGTCGCACATCCTCGACGACATCGAATCGCTCTGCGAGACGGTCGTCATCCTGAAGCAGGGCAAGGTCGCCGCCGAAGGCCGGATGGCCGATCTCCGGGCCATCGACTACAGCCTCTACGAGGTCCGGATCAAGGGCGATCACGGCGCTTTCCGCCGGGACCTCGAGGCCCTGGGCGGCCGCGTGGACGAGATGGAGGACGGGCTCATCAAGATCTACATGCCCGAGGCCGGCGACCGCATGGACATCTTCCGGGCCGCCGGCCGGACCGGCGTCCAGCTGCGCTCGTTCGTCAAGAGCCGGACCTCGCTCGAAGACCTCTTCGCCGGCGTCGTGGGGGTGGACTGA
- a CDS encoding D-aminoacylase, whose amino-acid sequence MKRRAFIRGALTTAAVASAGGAGLVLQGCSKGKDLDLLIAGGEVYDGSGGPPVRADVGVSGGAIRVIGRVRRSRAAAVIEAEGRAVSPGFIDVHDHTDVGLLADPKAESAVRQGVTTLVSGQCGGSPFPLTDAAAAEMNEDLGRRYGLTVDWRDIAGFLGRIEKSGAALNYSTFVGNGTVRAAAMGYADRPASAAELDRMKSLVAEAMAGGALGLSSGLEYTPSSSASTGELIELSRVAAKSGGVYATHIRNEDDTVLEAAAEALRIAREAPIRLEISHLKIGRAANWGKLDALLAMIEKARADGVDLRCDRYPYIAGATTLGLLFPLWSREGTTADFLARLKGPALDARLRAAIAEGLKKRGSWDRVMISSAASDKNRVYEGMTVTEASARAGKPPYEFVRDLLVEESGTVGMISFYGDESVLKRILARPYVGIGADSEAVAPYGPLGQGRPHPRYYGTFPRVLGKYVREEKVVPLAEMIRKMTAMPAAHMGFVRRGMIKVGWAADLCVFDPDRIIDKATFKEPAVYPEGIHQVIVNGQVVIDEGRHSGRLPGKALRKDAGGAVA is encoded by the coding sequence ATGAAAAGACGGGCTTTCATCCGGGGGGCGCTGACGACGGCGGCCGTGGCCTCCGCCGGCGGCGCCGGCCTGGTCCTCCAGGGCTGTTCCAAGGGCAAGGACCTCGACCTGCTCATCGCCGGCGGCGAGGTCTACGACGGGTCGGGCGGCCCGCCTGTCCGGGCCGACGTCGGCGTCTCCGGCGGCGCGATCCGGGTCATCGGCCGGGTCCGCCGTTCCCGGGCCGCCGCCGTGATCGAGGCCGAAGGCCGGGCGGTCTCGCCCGGCTTCATCGACGTCCATGACCATACCGACGTCGGGCTGCTGGCTGATCCCAAGGCCGAGAGCGCCGTTCGCCAGGGCGTCACGACCCTGGTCAGCGGCCAATGCGGCGGGTCGCCCTTTCCGCTCACGGACGCGGCCGCCGCGGAGATGAACGAGGACCTCGGCCGGCGATACGGGCTGACCGTGGACTGGCGGGACATCGCCGGCTTCCTCGGCCGGATCGAGAAGTCGGGCGCCGCCCTCAACTACTCGACCTTCGTCGGGAACGGGACCGTCCGGGCCGCGGCCATGGGCTACGCGGACCGGCCCGCCTCGGCCGCCGAGCTCGACCGGATGAAGTCGCTCGTGGCCGAGGCCATGGCCGGCGGGGCGCTGGGGCTGTCGTCGGGCCTGGAATACACGCCGAGCAGCTCCGCTTCGACCGGCGAGCTCATCGAGCTCAGCCGCGTGGCGGCGAAGAGCGGCGGCGTCTATGCGACACACATCCGCAACGAGGACGACACCGTCCTCGAAGCCGCGGCCGAAGCGCTGCGCATCGCCCGGGAAGCGCCCATCCGGCTCGAGATCTCGCACCTCAAGATCGGGCGCGCGGCGAACTGGGGCAAGCTCGACGCCCTGCTGGCCATGATCGAAAAGGCCCGCGCCGACGGCGTCGATCTGCGCTGCGACCGCTACCCCTACATCGCCGGCGCGACGACCCTGGGGCTGCTCTTCCCGCTCTGGTCGCGAGAGGGGACCACGGCGGATTTTTTGGCCCGGCTCAAGGGCCCGGCGCTCGACGCCCGGCTTCGCGCCGCCATCGCCGAGGGGCTCAAGAAGCGGGGGAGCTGGGATCGGGTCATGATCTCGTCGGCGGCCTCGGACAAGAACCGCGTCTACGAAGGCATGACCGTCACCGAGGCCTCGGCCAGGGCCGGGAAGCCGCCGTACGAATTCGTGCGCGACCTGCTCGTCGAGGAATCGGGGACCGTCGGGATGATCAGCTTCTACGGGGACGAGAGCGTCCTGAAGCGCATCCTGGCCCGGCCCTACGTCGGGATCGGGGCGGATAGCGAGGCCGTCGCGCCTTACGGTCCCCTGGGCCAGGGCCGGCCCCATCCCCGCTATTACGGGACCTTCCCGCGGGTTCTCGGCAAGTACGTCCGCGAGGAGAAGGTCGTCCCGCTGGCCGAGATGATCCGCAAGATGACGGCCATGCCGGCGGCGCACATGGGCTTCGTCCGGCGCGGCATGATCAAGGTCGGCTGGGCCGCCGACCTCTGCGTTTTCGACCCGGACCGGATCATCGACAAGGCGACGTTCAAGGAACCGGCCGTCTATCCGGAAGGCATACATCAGGTCATCGTCAACGGCCAGGTCGTGATCGACGAGGGCCGCCACAGCGGACGTCTCCCCGGCAAGGCGCTCCGGAAGGATGCCGGCGGGGCCGTGGCATGA
- a CDS encoding ABC transporter ATP-binding protein — protein sequence MNAVISAAGLSKYYGNILGLNDVTLDIEPGITGLLGPNGAGKSTFMKLITGQMKPNIGTVTVRGVRVWNNPEIFRAIGFCPEPDAFYEDVTGWEFLTGLLRLQGFAAAEAAERAARALDIVDLTEVKDRLIRGYSRGMRQRAKFAQAVAHDPDILILDEPLSGLDPLGKRKLIKLIKGFKEQGRTVLVSSHVLPEIEALTSRIVLIHQGQILAQGDIPYIRDLIERHPHQISVRSSDPRALAARFVGDRSIQKMTFGDDGRTLVVETHKRDEFFGRLTGTVLEAGIDVDEISSPDDNLQSVFEYLVEK from the coding sequence ATGAACGCGGTCATCTCCGCCGCGGGCCTGTCCAAGTACTACGGCAACATCCTCGGCCTCAACGACGTCACGCTCGACATCGAACCGGGCATCACCGGCCTGCTCGGACCGAACGGGGCCGGCAAGTCGACCTTCATGAAGCTCATCACCGGCCAGATGAAGCCGAACATCGGCACGGTGACCGTGCGCGGCGTCCGGGTCTGGAACAACCCGGAGATCTTCCGGGCCATCGGCTTCTGCCCCGAGCCGGACGCCTTCTACGAGGACGTCACCGGCTGGGAGTTCCTGACCGGGCTGCTCCGGCTCCAGGGCTTCGCGGCGGCCGAGGCCGCCGAGCGGGCCGCCCGGGCCCTAGACATCGTCGACCTGACCGAGGTCAAGGACCGGTTGATCCGCGGCTACAGCCGGGGCATGCGCCAGAGGGCCAAGTTCGCCCAGGCCGTCGCCCACGACCCGGACATCCTCATCCTCGACGAGCCCTTGAGCGGCCTCGATCCGCTGGGCAAGCGCAAGCTCATAAAGCTCATCAAGGGGTTCAAGGAACAGGGCCGCACCGTCCTCGTCTCGAGCCACGTCCTGCCTGAGATCGAGGCCCTGACCTCGCGGATAGTGCTCATCCACCAGGGCCAGATCCTGGCCCAGGGCGACATCCCGTACATCCGCGACCTCATCGAGAGGCATCCGCACCAGATCTCGGTCCGGTCGAGCGACCCGCGGGCCCTGGCCGCGCGCTTTGTCGGCGACCGCTCCATCCAGAAGATGACCTTCGGGGACGACGGCCGGACGCTGGTCGTCGAGACGCATAAACGTGATGAGTTCTTCGGCCGGCTGACCGGGACCGTCCTCGAGGCCGGGATCGACGTCGACGAGATCTCGTCTCCGGACGACAACCTGCAATCCGTCTTCGAATACCTGGTGGAGAAGTGA
- a CDS encoding nitroreductase family protein has translation MTDESRTFEPTPLQRIIRGRRSIRRYLPAPVEPEKLRACLEAARLAPSAHNVQPWRFMVVDDPALKARLAAAAFSGIYKGSQFAAQAPVILVLLARPGRAVVRLGSRIQGVPFFLLDMGIAGEHLVLQAEELGLATCWMGWFNYRRARRVLGIPRSFRLVALMPLGYAEKRPLREPPRRTLEGIAAFNKVPPE, from the coding sequence ATGACCGACGAAAGCCGGACCTTCGAGCCGACGCCCCTGCAGCGGATCATCCGCGGCCGGCGCAGCATCCGCCGCTACCTGCCGGCGCCCGTCGAGCCGGAGAAGCTCCGGGCCTGCCTCGAGGCGGCGCGCCTGGCGCCGTCGGCCCATAACGTCCAACCCTGGCGCTTCATGGTCGTCGACGACCCGGCCCTCAAGGCCCGGCTGGCGGCGGCGGCCTTCAGCGGCATCTACAAGGGCTCGCAGTTCGCCGCCCAGGCGCCGGTCATCCTGGTCCTCCTGGCCCGGCCCGGCCGGGCCGTCGTGCGCCTGGGCTCGAGGATCCAGGGCGTGCCCTTTTTCCTGCTCGACATGGGCATCGCCGGCGAACACCTCGTCCTCCAGGCCGAGGAGCTGGGGCTGGCCACGTGCTGGATGGGCTGGTTCAATTACCGCAGAGCCCGCCGGGTCCTCGGCATCCCCCGGTCGTTCAGGCTCGTGGCCCTGATGCCGCTCGGCTACGCCGAAAAGCGGCCCCTGCGCGAGCCGCCCCGCAGGACCCTCGAGGGCATCGCCGCCTTCAACAAGGTGCCGCCCGAATGA
- the pnp gene encoding polyribonucleotide nucleotidyltransferase has translation MSNAISLEINKRTLSIEIGKVAKQADGSALVRYGDTMMLVTATSRRELKEGKDFLPLIVDYRENTYAAGKIPGGFFKREGRPSEREILMARLIDRPIRPLFPEGYFFDTQIVGLLLSADLESEPDTLGVVGASAALYFSDIPFTTPLGAVKVGLIDGAYVINPTDKELDRSPLNMTVVSNENGIIMIEAGAQEIEEDKVLDGLAMAHAENQRIIKAQKDLYAQLGIRKRDFEAKAPDAGKLTKLESEQGPALLQAMQVKGKKASEAAITAVRDAALALIPEDKPEEKLETKALFYKLEEKLFRELVLKKKLRTDGRGFDDIRPISTEVGLLTRTHGSALFTRGETQALATVTLGTFEDAQRLDSLGEESKKRFMLHYNFPSFSVGEVGFLRAPGRREIGHGALAEKSILPAIPDMETFPYTIRIVSDILESNGSSSQATVCGGVLALMDAGVPLKMIVAGIAMGLVSDCSGYAILTDIAGLEDHYGDMDFKMAGTEKGVTAIQLDLKIPCVTLPMLREIMAKSKAARLKVLARMKEAIAEPRKDISVYAPRILILNINPEKVGEVIGPAGKIIKKIISQTGAKIDIEEDGKILIASPDMSAAEAAKQMILDLTAEAELGKVYTGKVVRLEEYGAFVEIMPNLVGLLHISEVAPYRIASIHDVLHLGDTVTVKVVSIDPADNKIRLSKKACEEGGGENPDSTPRPPAAPRRYPREHGPEHRRGGRGRF, from the coding sequence ATGTCAAACGCTATCAGTCTAGAAATCAACAAACGGACCCTGTCCATCGAGATCGGCAAGGTCGCCAAGCAGGCCGACGGCTCGGCCCTGGTCCGCTACGGCGACACGATGATGCTGGTCACGGCCACCTCCCGCAGGGAGCTCAAGGAGGGCAAGGACTTCCTGCCCCTCATCGTCGACTACCGCGAGAACACCTACGCCGCGGGCAAGATCCCCGGCGGGTTCTTCAAGCGCGAAGGCCGGCCTTCCGAGCGCGAGATCCTCATGGCCCGCCTGATCGACCGGCCCATCCGGCCGCTCTTCCCCGAGGGCTACTTCTTCGACACCCAGATCGTCGGCCTGCTCCTGTCGGCCGACCTCGAGAGCGAGCCCGACACGCTCGGCGTCGTCGGCGCCTCGGCCGCCCTCTACTTCTCGGACATCCCCTTCACGACGCCCCTCGGCGCCGTCAAGGTCGGCCTGATCGACGGGGCCTACGTCATCAATCCGACGGACAAGGAGCTCGACCGCAGCCCCCTCAACATGACCGTCGTCAGCAACGAGAACGGCATCATCATGATCGAGGCGGGGGCCCAGGAGATCGAGGAGGACAAGGTCCTCGACGGCCTGGCCATGGCCCACGCCGAGAACCAGCGCATCATCAAGGCCCAGAAGGACCTTTACGCCCAGCTCGGCATCAGGAAGCGCGATTTCGAGGCCAAGGCCCCGGACGCCGGGAAGCTGACCAAGCTCGAGAGCGAGCAGGGTCCGGCGCTGCTCCAGGCCATGCAGGTCAAGGGCAAGAAGGCCAGCGAGGCCGCCATCACCGCAGTCCGCGACGCCGCCCTGGCCCTGATCCCCGAGGACAAGCCCGAGGAGAAGCTGGAGACCAAGGCCCTCTTCTACAAGCTCGAGGAGAAGCTCTTCCGGGAGCTCGTCCTGAAGAAGAAGCTGCGGACCGACGGCCGCGGCTTCGACGACATCCGGCCCATCTCGACCGAGGTCGGCCTCCTGACCCGGACCCACGGCTCGGCCCTGTTCACCCGCGGCGAGACCCAGGCCCTGGCCACCGTCACCCTGGGCACCTTCGAGGACGCCCAGCGGCTCGACAGCCTGGGCGAGGAATCGAAGAAGCGGTTCATGCTCCATTACAACTTCCCGTCGTTCTCCGTCGGCGAGGTCGGGTTCCTGCGGGCCCCCGGCCGCCGCGAGATCGGGCACGGCGCCCTGGCCGAGAAGTCCATCCTGCCGGCCATCCCCGACATGGAGACCTTCCCCTACACCATCCGCATCGTCTCGGACATCCTCGAGAGCAACGGCTCCTCGTCGCAGGCCACGGTCTGCGGCGGCGTCCTGGCCCTGATGGACGCGGGCGTGCCGCTCAAGATGATCGTCGCCGGCATCGCCATGGGCCTCGTCTCGGACTGCAGCGGCTACGCCATCCTGACCGACATCGCCGGCCTCGAGGACCACTACGGCGACATGGACTTCAAGATGGCCGGCACCGAGAAGGGCGTCACGGCCATCCAGCTCGACCTCAAGATCCCCTGCGTCACCCTGCCCATGCTCCGCGAGATCATGGCCAAGTCCAAGGCGGCCAGGCTCAAGGTCCTGGCCCGGATGAAGGAGGCCATCGCCGAGCCGCGCAAGGACATCTCGGTCTACGCGCCCCGCATCCTCATCCTGAACATCAACCCCGAGAAGGTCGGCGAGGTCATCGGCCCCGCCGGCAAGATCATCAAGAAGATCATCAGCCAGACCGGGGCCAAGATCGACATCGAGGAGGACGGCAAGATCCTCATCGCCTCCCCCGACATGTCCGCGGCCGAGGCGGCCAAGCAGATGATCCTCGACCTCACGGCCGAGGCCGAGCTGGGCAAGGTCTACACCGGCAAGGTCGTCCGGCTCGAGGAGTACGGCGCCTTCGTCGAGATCATGCCCAACCTGGTCGGCCTCCTGCACATCTCCGAGGTCGCCCCGTACCGGATCGCCAGCATCCACGACGTTCTCCATCTCGGCGACACGGTCACGGTCAAGGTCGTCAGCATCGACCCGGCCGACAACAAGATCCGCCTGAGCAAGAAGGCCTGCGAGGAGGGCGGCGGCGAGAACCCTGATTCGACGCCCCGCCCGCCGGCGGCCCCCCGCCGCTATCCCCGGGAGCACGGCCCCGAGCACAGACGGGGCGGGCGCGGCCGGTTTTGA
- a CDS encoding M24 family metallopeptidase, with protein MSNRIRGTVLIGSLLLAALVPALKAAATPAVLGLKEQAAICDGWLRVKLEKVLPELMRREKIDMWLVLCEEYNEDPVYLSLVPFAGLSARRLSLLVFFDRGGDKGVERFAVSRYGIGALYPTIWKAGQEDQWQALAKAIKARDPKRIGIDESEVFAFGDGLSASMKKRLVRALGPDYAGRLVSAERLAVGWLERRLPEEIEVYDHICAVAHAIIAEAFSREVITPGITTTSDLEWWMWERIRSLGQTTWFDPGVSIQRPASSPYKDSPVIHPGDLLHCDFGINYLRLDTDTQQHAYVLRPGETEAPSGLRSALAQGNRLQDIVFGEMKQGLTGNQVLAAALARARGEGLRPSIYTHPLGVHGHAAGPTIGLWDRQDGVPGPGDYPLFSDTVFSIELNVRTAVPEWGGQDVQIALEQDAAFTRDGPRFLDRRQTELILVK; from the coding sequence ATGTCGAATCGTATCCGCGGAACGGTCCTCATCGGCAGCCTGCTTTTAGCCGCCCTCGTCCCGGCCCTGAAGGCCGCGGCGACCCCGGCCGTCCTCGGCCTCAAGGAGCAGGCCGCGATCTGCGACGGCTGGCTTCGGGTCAAGCTGGAGAAGGTCCTGCCTGAGCTCATGCGCCGCGAGAAGATCGATATGTGGCTCGTTCTCTGCGAGGAGTACAACGAGGACCCCGTCTATCTCTCGCTCGTGCCCTTCGCCGGCCTCTCGGCCCGGCGCCTGAGCCTGCTCGTCTTCTTCGACCGGGGCGGGGACAAGGGCGTCGAAAGGTTCGCCGTCAGCCGCTACGGCATCGGCGCCCTCTACCCGACCATCTGGAAGGCCGGCCAGGAGGACCAGTGGCAGGCCCTGGCCAAGGCCATCAAAGCCCGCGATCCTAAGCGCATCGGCATAGACGAATCCGAGGTCTTCGCCTTCGGCGACGGCCTCAGCGCGTCCATGAAGAAACGGCTGGTCCGGGCCCTCGGCCCCGACTACGCCGGGAGGCTGGTCAGCGCCGAGCGGCTGGCCGTGGGCTGGCTCGAGCGCCGCCTGCCCGAGGAGATCGAGGTCTACGACCATATCTGCGCGGTCGCCCACGCCATCATCGCCGAGGCCTTTTCCCGGGAGGTCATCACGCCCGGCATAACGACGACATCGGACCTCGAGTGGTGGATGTGGGAGAGGATCCGGTCCCTGGGCCAGACGACCTGGTTCGATCCGGGCGTCTCCATCCAGCGGCCGGCCTCGAGCCCGTACAAGGACAGCCCGGTCATTCACCCCGGGGACCTCCTGCATTGCGACTTCGGCATCAACTACCTCCGCTTGGATACCGATACCCAACAGCACGCCTATGTTCTGCGTCCCGGCGAGACAGAGGCCCCGTCCGGGCTCCGGTCCGCCCTGGCCCAAGGCAACCGCCTCCAGGATATCGTTTTCGGGGAGATGAAGCAGGGCCTGACCGGGAACCAGGTCCTGGCCGCAGCCCTGGCCAGGGCCAGGGGCGAGGGGCTGCGCCCGAGCATCTATACCCACCCGCTGGGCGTCCACGGCCACGCGGCCGGGCCGACGATCGGCCTGTGGGACAGGCAGGACGGCGTCCCCGGCCCCGGCGATTATCCGCTCTTTTCCGACACTGTCTTTTCGATAGAGCTAAACGTCCGGACCGCCGTTCCGGAGTGGGGCGGCCAGGACGTCCAGATCGCCCTGGAACAGGACGCGGCCTTCACCCGGGACGGCCCCCGCTTCCTCGACCGGCGCCAGACCGAGCTCATCCTGGTCAAATAG
- the rpsO gene encoding 30S ribosomal protein S15, translating to MISKEQKTKIIKDNQAHPADSGSPEIQVALLTERINLLVKHFGDHKKDFHSRSGLMKLVGRRKRLLEYVKKDDVSRYEKLIQKLGLRK from the coding sequence GTGATTAGCAAGGAACAGAAGACCAAGATCATCAAGGACAACCAGGCCCATCCCGCCGACTCGGGATCGCCTGAGATCCAGGTCGCCTTGCTGACCGAGCGGATCAACCTGCTCGTCAAGCACTTCGGCGATCACAAGAAAGACTTCCACTCCCGGTCCGGCCTCATGAAGCTGGTCGGGCGGAGAAAGCGGCTCCTCGAGTACGTCAAGAAAGACGATGTCAGCCGCTACGAGAAGCTCATCCAGAAGCTCGGCCTGCGCAAGTAG
- a CDS encoding type II secretion system protein — MRLAHDRSGFTLIEMIVTLALVAILALIALPLGKMAVKRQNEIELQRALRTMREAIDAYKKLADEKKFEIGEDTEGYPPTLETLVKGVQVQDKDAQGKAGAKKTVKFLRRIPKDPMTDSVDWGLRSYQDDFDSDVWGEENVYDVYTKSPAKALDGTFYKDW, encoded by the coding sequence ATGCGCCTCGCACACGACCGCTCCGGTTTCACCCTGATCGAGATGATCGTCACCCTGGCGCTCGTGGCCATCCTGGCCCTGATCGCCCTGCCCCTGGGCAAGATGGCAGTCAAGCGCCAGAACGAGATCGAGCTCCAGCGCGCCCTGCGGACGATGCGGGAAGCCATCGACGCCTACAAGAAGCTCGCCGACGAGAAGAAGTTCGAGATCGGCGAGGACACCGAGGGCTACCCGCCGACGCTGGAGACACTGGTCAAGGGCGTCCAGGTCCAGGACAAGGACGCCCAGGGCAAGGCGGGGGCCAAGAAGACAGTCAAATTCCTCCGCCGCATCCCCAAGGACCCCATGACCGATTCCGTTGATTGGGGGCTGCGGTCCTACCAGGACGATTTCGATTCGGACGTCTGGGGAGAGGAGAATGTCTACGATGTCTACACGAAGAGCCCGGCCAAGGCCCTCGACGGGACGTTCTACAAAGACTGGTGA
- a CDS encoding M23 family metallopeptidase, translating to MRLAARPSRRAAAPAVLAFLAVLAVLSAPALRPQAKSPAAAPSAKTGPIVRLAYRFLQPGEPLLVFLESDGSVRSATVTFLGQAAELRPAPARPDGGPGFRAFAFLGIDVQAKPGPCVLAVKVRRAGGAVETVRKDLLIVDKSFPSAKLTLDPNYVTPPAFLQARIRREAELVALAMSVITPEWLGDGPFVAPNNAPSWSNFGQRRLNNNVLQSLHSGLDLRVPFGEPVGAANAGRVVLAVDLYLGGKTVIIDHGLGVFSSYGHMSQLKVKRGDAVAKGQTVGLCGTTGRSTGPHLHWSVRILGARVDPEAMLKLPL from the coding sequence ATGAGGCTTGCCGCGAGGCCGTCCCGCCGGGCCGCGGCTCCGGCCGTTCTGGCCTTCCTGGCGGTCCTGGCCGTTCTGTCGGCTCCGGCCCTGCGTCCGCAAGCCAAGAGCCCGGCGGCCGCTCCGTCGGCTAAGACCGGGCCGATCGTCCGGCTGGCCTATCGGTTTCTCCAGCCGGGCGAACCGCTCCTCGTCTTTCTCGAATCAGACGGCTCGGTCCGCTCGGCCACGGTGACGTTCCTGGGCCAGGCCGCCGAGCTGCGTCCGGCGCCGGCCCGCCCGGACGGCGGCCCCGGCTTTCGCGCCTTCGCCTTTTTGGGCATAGACGTCCAGGCGAAGCCGGGCCCCTGCGTCCTGGCCGTGAAGGTCCGCAGGGCGGGCGGCGCCGTCGAGACCGTCCGCAAGGACCTGCTGATCGTCGATAAGAGCTTCCCGTCGGCCAAGCTGACGCTCGACCCGAATTACGTCACCCCGCCGGCCTTCCTGCAGGCCCGGATAAGGCGGGAGGCCGAGCTCGTCGCCCTGGCCATGAGCGTCATCACCCCGGAGTGGCTGGGCGACGGACCTTTCGTCGCCCCGAACAACGCGCCGTCGTGGTCTAACTTCGGCCAGCGGCGCCTCAACAACAACGTCCTCCAGTCCCTGCACTCCGGCCTCGACCTCCGGGTCCCGTTCGGGGAGCCGGTCGGGGCGGCCAACGCCGGCCGGGTGGTCCTCGCGGTCGACCTCTACCTCGGCGGCAAAACGGTCATCATCGATCACGGCCTGGGAGTCTTCAGCAGCTACGGCCACATGTCGCAGCTCAAGGTCAAGCGCGGAGACGCCGTCGCGAAAGGGCAGACGGTCGGGCTCTGCGGCACGACCGGCCGGTCGACCGGCCCGCATCTCCACTGGTCCGTCAGGATCCTCGGCGCCCGCGTCGACCCCGAAGCCATGCTCAAGCTGCCCCTTTAA
- a CDS encoding ABC transporter permease subunit, protein MTLGSAAGRVFRFFAFLGRRTGRTRVFAVLGLIPVALAVVARMFLHGRAGLMADVFTEILMVFFLQFYIVLLALFFGTSVTSEEVENRTLSYLITRPLPKPAVVLGKYAAYSTLIAVLVAASLAVSFFILNASRLGEPGLYATFLRYLGVLLLGVLAYMAFFTFLGALLKRAVVLGLVFGFGWENVIQYFPGSTQKFSIVHYLKSLLPYHPAPVGAGGGRGVALLLFRLEPTKPLAAVLILTALTAALLALAGWLFRTKEYLPED, encoded by the coding sequence ATGACCTTGGGGAGCGCGGCCGGCCGGGTCTTCAGGTTCTTCGCCTTCCTCGGTCGCCGGACCGGCCGAACCCGCGTCTTCGCCGTCCTGGGGCTCATCCCGGTCGCCCTGGCGGTCGTTGCCCGGATGTTCCTCCACGGCCGGGCCGGCCTGATGGCCGATGTTTTCACCGAGATCCTGATGGTCTTCTTCCTGCAGTTCTACATCGTCCTGCTGGCGCTCTTTTTCGGGACCTCGGTGACGTCGGAGGAAGTCGAGAACCGGACCCTGTCGTATCTTATCACCCGGCCGCTGCCCAAGCCGGCCGTCGTGCTGGGCAAGTACGCGGCCTACTCGACGCTCATCGCCGTCCTGGTCGCCGCCAGCCTGGCCGTTTCCTTCTTTATCCTGAACGCGTCCCGCCTCGGGGAGCCGGGCCTCTACGCGACCTTCCTGCGCTACCTGGGAGTCCTCCTCCTCGGCGTCCTGGCCTACATGGCCTTCTTCACTTTCCTGGGCGCCCTCCTCAAGCGGGCCGTCGTCCTCGGCCTCGTGTTCGGGTTCGGGTGGGAGAACGTCATCCAGTATTTCCCGGGCTCGACGCAGAAGTTCTCCATCGTCCATTACCTGAAGTCCCTGCTGCCGTACCACCCGGCGCCCGTCGGGGCCGGCGGGGGGAGGGGAGTCGCCCTGCTGCTCTTCCGGCTGGAGCCGACGAAGCCCCTGGCGGCCGTGCTGATCCTGACCGCCCTGACGGCCGCGCTGCTGGCGCTGGCCGGCTGGCTCTTCCGGACGAAAGAATACCTGCCCGAGGACTAG
- a CDS encoding prepilin-type N-terminal cleavage/methylation domain-containing protein, with protein MSTRRARPRPSTGRSTKTGDRGFTLIEIIIVLGIIGLLVGIGLPTYKSATVKAKEAVLKENLFILRKLIDQYAQDKGKYPASLQALVQDSYIRAIPVDPMTNQSATWVEVRELPSAEDPLLTEIPGVVDVKSGSDAKSPIDGSLYNTW; from the coding sequence ATGTCTACACGAAGAGCCCGGCCAAGGCCCTCGACGGGACGTTCTACAAAGACTGGTGACCGCGGCTTCACGCTCATCGAGATCATCATCGTCCTGGGCATCATCGGGCTCCTCGTCGGCATCGGCCTGCCGACCTACAAATCGGCCACGGTCAAGGCGAAGGAAGCCGTGCTCAAGGAGAACCTGTTCATCCTGCGCAAGCTGATCGATCAATACGCCCAGGACAAAGGCAAGTATCCGGCCTCACTCCAGGCCCTGGTCCAGGACAGCTACATCCGGGCCATCCCGGTCGACCCGATGACCAACCAGTCCGCGACCTGGGTCGAGGTCCGCGAGCTACCCTCGGCCGAGGACCCGTTGCTAACCGAGATCCCCGGGGTCGTCGACGTCAAGTCCGGATCGGATGCCAAGTCGCCCATCGATGGATCGCTCTACAATACCTGGTGA